Proteins found in one Triticum aestivum cultivar Chinese Spring chromosome 4D, IWGSC CS RefSeq v2.1, whole genome shotgun sequence genomic segment:
- the LOC123096141 gene encoding protein tas: MRDPGPLERVCLGLGTLLLPLVTASTNLCHTRPLFCAVAGRPPHPPLPASVTRNSRNQPRRASSVLSRRRRQGQPSIPPSYLAAGRGAEVGRQRPRNRNFSMQQMALSAFVTTPSSSYSNNLPRLTACRSQRWHARRLRSQVRAQAQQELQYKKLGDSDLLISEITLGTMTFGEQNTEKEAHDMLSYSFDQGINILDTAEMYPVPTKKETQGRTDLYIGRWMQSKPRDKVILATKVSGYSERSTYLRDNAEVVRVDAANIKESVEKSLSRLSTDYIDLLQIHWPDRYVPIFGEFSYNSTKWRPSVPFEDQLKAFQELIDEGKVRYIGVSNETSYGVMEFVQAAKLQGLPKIVSIQNSYSLIVRCRFEVDLVEVCHPNNCNVGLLAYSPLGGGVLSGKYLDANSAGAKRSRLNLFPGYMERYNASLAKEATDEYVKLAKKHGLTPVRLALGFVRDRPFTASTIIGATTMDQLKENIDAFTSAPRPLPPQVLDDIEILFKKYKDPAIL; this comes from the exons ATGAGAGATCCTGGTCCGCTTGAGAGAGTGTGCCTGGGCTTGGGCACGCTGTTGCTTCCGCTTGTCACCGCTTCCACGAATCTTTGCCACACACGCCCACTGTTCTGCGCCGTCGCGGGTCGGCCACCTCATCCACCCCTACCCGCCTCCGTCACACGGAATTCTCGCAACCAACCTCGCAGAGCCTCCTCTGTCCTCTCCCGGCGTCGCAGGCAGGGGCAACCTAGCATCCCACCATCGTACCTAGCTGCAGGCAGGGGCGCTGAAGTTGGGAGGCAACGACCTAGAAACAG GAATTTCAGTATGCAGCAAATGGCGCTATCTGCGTTCGTCACGACCCCCTCCTCATCCTATAGCAATAACTTACCGCGGTTGACTGCCTGCCGGTCTCAAAGATGGCACGCGAGACGCCTGCGCAGCCAAGTTCGAGCGCAGGCACAACAAGAGTTGCAGTATAAGAAGCTTGGAGATTCAGACCTTCTTATCAGCGAGATTACTCTTGGAACA ATGACTTTTGGGGAGCAAAACACAGAGAAGGAAGCACATGATATGCTTTCTTATTCTTTTGATCAGGGCATCAATATCCTGGACACTGCGGAGATG TACCCAGTTCCAACAAAGAAGGAAACTCAAGGGAGGACTGATCTATATATAGGCAGGTGGATGCAATCCAAGCCACGAGACAAG GTGATTCTAGCCACCAAAGTTTCTGGTTATTCAGAACGATCTACTTATCTTCGGGATAATGCAGAGGTGGTACGTGTCGATGCCGCCAATATCAAGGAAAGTGTTGAAAAGAGTCTTTCACGTTTATCTACAGACTACATTGATTTGCTTCAGATACACTG GCCAGATAGGTATGTGCCAATATTCGGTGAATTCAGTTATAATTCAACCAAATGGAGGCCAAGTGTTCCATTTGAGGATCAATTGAAAGCTTTCCAGGAGCTAATTGATGAAGGAAAG GTACGTTATATCGGTGTTTCCAATGAAACCTCATACGGAGTGATGGAGTTTGTACAGGCTGCCAAACTTCAAGGACTTCCAAAGATTGTGAGCATCCAGAACAGTTATAGTCTAATTGTGAGATGCCGCTTTGAAG TTGATCTTGTTGAGGTCTGCCACCCAAATAACTGCAATGTTGGGCTGCTTGCCTACTCCCCATTGGGGGGTGGCGTTCTCAGTGGAAAGTATCTTGATGCTAACTCTGCTGGTGCAAAGAGGAGCAGGCTGAATCTCTTCCCGGGATACATGGAGCGCTACAACGCGTCTTTGGCTAAA GAAGCAACGGACGAGTATGTCAAGCTTGCCAAGAAGCATGGGCTAACACCTGTCCGGCTTGCCCTCGGCTTCGTGCGCGACCGCCCTTTCACAGCAAGCACCATCATCGGAGCAACCACCATGGATCAGTTAAAGGAGAACATCGATGCATTTACCAGCGCTCCGCGGCCTCTGCCACCGCAAGTCCTTGATgacattgagattcttttcaagaAATACAAAGATCCAGCAATCCTCTAG
- the LOC123096142 gene encoding uncharacterized protein encodes MAQWISSTPCDASGCEATEEAPLLDVEKGVPEEHATASPADDGGVEATKWLSCRRFFQVFLAVVWLYMVNQMRIAYNAYDDDETRPFMVFLLVVMALSVANVFLLFSTQPLYPPAQSASVLH; translated from the exons ATGGCACAGTGGATCTCGTCGACGCCGTGCGACGCGTCCGGCTGCGAGGCGACAGAGGAAGCACCGCTGCTGGACGTTGAGAAGGGCGTACCCGAAGAACACGCCACGGCGTCGCCTGCGGACGATGGGGGCGTGGAAGCGACGAAGTGGCTGTCCTGCCGGCGCTTTTTCCAG GTGTTCTTGGCCGTTGTGTGGCTGTACATGGTGAATCAGATGAGGATAGCCTATAACGCCTACGATGACGACGAAACGAGACCGTTCATGGTGTTTCTGCTGGTAGTGATGGCCTTGAGTGTCGCCAACGTGTTTCTCTTGTTCAGCACACAGCCTTTGTACCCTCCGGCACAATCTGCCTCCGTGCTTCACTGA